The nucleotide window CGGCTCATGAATGGCTTAAACAACAGCTGGATAATGGTATCTTGTTATCCGCACAAAACACCGAAAAAACCGACCGCACTTTTGAGCCGCATCAATGGTATTTATTCCCACACTGCACAGAAACGACTGCAATGCCAAACAGTGGCAAAGAATGGCAACACATTTTTGCTGCCTTCGACCAGCAGTTGCAGGTTGAAAGTGTCGGCTGTTGCGGCATGGCAGGCACTTTCGGGCACGAAACCCAGCATATTGAAATGTCGAAAGCCATTTATGAAGCCTCATGGGAGAAAAAGCTGCAACATAAAGATCCGAACTTCTGCTTAGCAACCGGGTATTCCTGTCGCAGCCAAGTAAAGCGTTTCGCCCATTATCAGCCGAAACACCCTGTACAAGCCTTATTAACTTTATTGAAATAACGACACCATGAGCATTTGGAAGAAACACCTCACGCTGCAACAACTGAATGACTTCTGCCAAAATTGTGCCGTGGCACATTTAGGCATTGAATTTATCGCACAGGGCGATGATTGGCTGGAAGCCCGTATGCCGGTGGATCACCGCACTACTCAACCCATGGGATTTTTACATGGTGGCATTTCCGCGGCACTTGCGGAAACCGTTGCTTCCACTGCCGGTTTTTGCTGTGTAGAAGCCAATCAATCTGTGGTTGGTTTAGAAATTAACGCAAGCCATTTACGTCCTGTAAAACAAGGCTATGTTTGCGCTAAATCAAGCCCGATTCGTTTAGGTAAAAATGTACAGGTTTGGCAAATTGACATTCGAGATGCACAAGATAAACTGTGCTGCGTTTCACGTTTAACTCTTTCTATTATCACACATGACTAATTTAAAAATCGGCGTCATTCTTGCCAATTTAGGTACGCCAGACTCACCAAGTCCTAAGGATATTTCCCGTTATTTATGGCAATTTTTAACGGATCCCCGCGTGGTCGATTTGCCGCGTTGTAAATGGTATCCGTTACTTAAAGCCATTATTTTGCCGTTACGTTCTAAACGCGTCGCCAAAAATTACCGTTCCATTTGGACCGAACAAGGTTCTCCGTTAATGGTGTTCACCGAACAACAAAAACAAGGCTTAATCGACTTTTTCCGACAACAGCAACTGGATGTGGAAATCGAAATCGGTATGACTTATGGCAATCCGTCCATGCCAAGTGCGGTGCAAAAATTAATGGATAAAAAAGTGGAGCACATCATCGTACTCCCGCTCTATCCACAATACAGCAGTAGTACAACGGGCGCCGTGTTCGACTCTTTTGCTGAAGCATTGAAACAACAACGTGGCATTGTGCCCTTTGATTTTATTCATTCCTATCCGCTCAACCAAAACTATATTTCCGCGCTGATTGATTCTTGTAAAGCAAGATTAAAGGCGGATGAGTTTTTATTGTTTTCCTTTCATGGCATTCCGTTACGTTATGAAAACACCGGCGATTACTACCGCACACATTGCCAACAAACGGCGGCCGCGGTGGCACAAGGGTTAGGCTTAAATGAAAAACAATGGGGTTTAACCTTCCAATCCCGTTTTGGTAAAGAAGAATGGTTACAGCCTTATACCGATGAGTTTTTGTCGAATGCTGCAGCACAGGGCATTAAGAAAGTGGCGGTGATTTGCCCCGGCTTTGCCGTGGATTGTTTAGAAACCCTGGAAGAAATTGCTGAGGAAAATAAAGACTATTTCATCTCTAACGGCGGTGAAAGTTATCAATACATTCCGGCACTGAACGCCTCCTCTGCACATATCGAAACTTTAGGCAGATTAGTGATCAATCAAATGGCGAAAATGAAATGCAACAACTGCACTTCACCAAACATTGCCATTATTCCAACCATTACGGTGCCAACGTCAAACAATCTTAGTAGCCGTTGTCATTAAAAGAAAAATAAAAAAGTGCGGTGGATTTTTGAGGTGTTAAAAACACTTGGAAAATCCACCGCACTTTTGTTTTATAGGCACAAATAAACTCGCCACTAGCTCGCATTTGATGGTGCACGCTTCACAGCGTGTGCCGATAACCTGTTGATATTTCGTACGTAGCGTGCATCTTGATGCACGACCAAACCACGCAAGGAACGTTATTCAACCCTTTCGGGCATTCATGATTTCGTACGTAGCGTGCAACTTGTTGCACGACCAGACCACGCAAGGAACGTTATTCAACCCTTTCGGACATTCACGATTTCGTGCGTAGCGTGCAACTTGTTGCACGACCAAACCACACAAGGAACGTTATTCAACCCTTTCGGACGATTTCGTACGTAGCGTGCAACTTGTTGCACGACCAGACCACGCAAGGAACGTTATTCAACCCTTTTCGGACATTCATAATTTCGTGCAACAAGTTGCACGCTACAATTCTTTATTTTCAGGGCATTTGATGGCGCACGCTTCATAGCGTGTGCCGATAACTCGTTGATATAAAAAGGCACGCGTTAGGAAACGCGCGCCATCAAAAAGAAACGTGGTGAGCTTGGCGAGTATCGAAATCGCACAGGGCGTTATTTATAAAACGCTGTCCTACCCATTAGACAACAAGCTCATACCTGATTAATTCGCTTTCCACTCGCCGTTCACGACAGTACCAACGACGTGGTAATCATTCGTAAAGACGGCAAGGTTAGCGACTTTGCCGGCTTCAACGGAACCCAAACGGTCATCGACACCGATGGCGCGTGCCGGATAAAGGTTACTCATACGAATCGCTTCGGCAAGTGGAATCTCAACATATTCCACCGCATTTTTGATGGATTCCATCATGGTGATAGAAGCACCTGCGATCGTGCCGTTACCGTCATAGCAACGTCCCTCTTTCACATAAATGGTTTTACCTACGAAGGTGAACGTTTCTAATTCAGGGCCTGCACCGGCAGCCGCGAGAGAATCAGTAACGATACAAAGTTTGTCACCTTTGATTTTTTTATCCAAACGCACATTACCGAAATTCACATGCACGCCATCCACGATAATGCCGGTGTAAACATCAGAATCCAACACGGCGCCCACCACGCCCATGGCGCGACCGGAACTGACCGGTGACATCGCATTGTGTAAGTGCGTTGCGAAAGTCGCACCTTTACGGAAAGCCGCTTTTGCCACGTCATAGGTCGCATTAGAGTGACCGACTGACACCACGATGCCACTTTTCACAAAATCAGGCGTGTAGTTGATGGTCGGGTTTTCCGCAGCAATAGTGAGTTTCGTGATCACATCGGCGTTTTCACACAAGAAATCTTTCATTTCAGGTGAAATTTCACGGATATATTCCGGACGGTGTACGCCTTTTTTCTCTACGCTCAAATACGGCCCTTCAATATGCAAACCCAGTGCTTGGTTTTTATGCTTATTCAAATATTCACGCATAATTTTCACCGCACTTTTAATTCCCTCATCCGGCGCCGTAATAAAGGTTGGCAAGAAGCTGGTACAGCCGGATTTCAGGTTAGTCGCTTGCATGATTTCTAAGGTTTCTACACTGGTTTGGTCGTTGAACATCACGCCACCACAACCGTTTAATTGCAAGTCAATAAAACCGGCAGTGAGGTTATGTCCTTGTAAATCAAGGGTCTTAATGCCACTTTCCAATTCGCTTTGTGGAATCACGGCTTCAATGGTTTCACCGTTAATCACCACGGCATAATCCCGTAGGATTTCGTATTTTGTGTAAATAACACAATTAATTAATGCATATTTCATTATCGTACCTTAAAAAAATAATCTAAAAATTCACCGCACTTTTGCGCTAAACATTACAACACGCTGTGAATAGCGTGACTTTCCAAGTCGGTGAAATATTTCACGGTTTTTACTTTCAGTTCTTGCAATGCCGGCTCATCACACACCAATACAAAATGGCGATGAAGTTGCAAGGCGCTCACCGTCCACATGTGGTTTACTGCTCCTTCAACAGCGGCTTGTACGGCTAACGCTTTCCCATGACCGGTGGCTAAAATCATCACTTCTTCTGCGTCTAACAAGGTGCCGACACCAATGGTTAAGGCATATTTCGGCACTTTATTGACATCATTATCAAAAAAGCGGGAATTGGCGATGATCGTATCCGGTGTTAAGGTTTTAATACGAGTACGGGAGCTCAACGAAGAAGCCGGTTCGTTGAAGGCAATATGTCCATCTACGCCAACGCCGCCCATAAATAAATGAATTTTGCCGTAGGATTTGATTTTTTCTTCGTAACGGCGACACTCTGCATCATGATCGTCCGTATTGCCGTCTAAAATATTGATGTTTTGCGGCTGAATATCAATGTGGTTGAAAAAATTGTTGTGCATGAAGCTGTGATAGCTTTCCGGATGTTCTTTCGGAAGCCCCACATATTCATCCATGTTAAATGTGACCACATGTTTAAAACTCACTTCACCGGCTTGGTTTAAGCGGATCAGCTCTTGGTAAGTTTTAAGTGGTGTTCCGCCGGTAGGTAAACCCAATACAAACGGGCGTTCTTCGGTGGGATTAAAACGATTGATTCTGTCAACAATATGACGTGCTGCCCAACGGCTAACTTGTTGTTCGTTATGTAGAGGGATGAGGCGCATAATAAACTTCCTTTATTGTGACCGCGCTTTACAATCATTTTGTAGGAACAGGCGTTATGCCTGTCCCATTTATGTCATAAAGAGAATTTAGGACAGGCATAAAGCCTGTCCCTACACCAGAAAAGTGCGGTCTCTTTTTCCATTAAATTAGAGATATTTCGCTTTTAATTCTTTTGCTTTGGCTAATTGTGCTTCGGTCGCTTTTGCCGTCATGGGTTCACGACAATAGCCGGCATCCACACCTTCCAATTTCAACAATTCTTTGATGGTTAAATACAAACCATTCGCTAAGATACCTTCGATTAAATCGTTGGTCACATGTTGGATTTCACGTGCTTCAGCCAGTTTGCCTTGTTTGGTCAAGTCAAAGATTTGTCTTGCACGAACACCGTTCACGTTGAATGTACTGCCGATAG belongs to Aggregatibacter sp. 2125159857 and includes:
- a CDS encoding hotdog fold thioesterase, which translates into the protein MSIWKKHLTLQQLNDFCQNCAVAHLGIEFIAQGDDWLEARMPVDHRTTQPMGFLHGGISAALAETVASTAGFCCVEANQSVVGLEINASHLRPVKQGYVCAKSSPIRLGKNVQVWQIDIRDAQDKLCCVSRLTLSIITHD
- the nagB gene encoding glucosamine-6-phosphate deaminase, with the translated sequence MRLIPLHNEQQVSRWAARHIVDRINRFNPTEERPFVLGLPTGGTPLKTYQELIRLNQAGEVSFKHVVTFNMDEYVGLPKEHPESYHSFMHNNFFNHIDIQPQNINILDGNTDDHDAECRRYEEKIKSYGKIHLFMGGVGVDGHIAFNEPASSLSSRTRIKTLTPDTIIANSRFFDNDVNKVPKYALTIGVGTLLDAEEVMILATGHGKALAVQAAVEGAVNHMWTVSALQLHRHFVLVCDEPALQELKVKTVKYFTDLESHAIHSVL
- the hemH gene encoding ferrochelatase, which produces MTNLKIGVILANLGTPDSPSPKDISRYLWQFLTDPRVVDLPRCKWYPLLKAIILPLRSKRVAKNYRSIWTEQGSPLMVFTEQQKQGLIDFFRQQQLDVEIEIGMTYGNPSMPSAVQKLMDKKVEHIIVLPLYPQYSSSTTGAVFDSFAEALKQQRGIVPFDFIHSYPLNQNYISALIDSCKARLKADEFLLFSFHGIPLRYENTGDYYRTHCQQTAAAVAQGLGLNEKQWGLTFQSRFGKEEWLQPYTDEFLSNAAAQGIKKVAVICPGFAVDCLETLEEIAEENKDYFISNGGESYQYIPALNASSAHIETLGRLVINQMAKMKCNNCTSPNIAIIPTITVPTSNNLSSRCH
- the nagA gene encoding N-acetylglucosamine-6-phosphate deacetylase gives rise to the protein MKYALINCVIYTKYEILRDYAVVINGETIEAVIPQSELESGIKTLDLQGHNLTAGFIDLQLNGCGGVMFNDQTSVETLEIMQATNLKSGCTSFLPTFITAPDEGIKSAVKIMREYLNKHKNQALGLHIEGPYLSVEKKGVHRPEYIREISPEMKDFLCENADVITKLTIAAENPTINYTPDFVKSGIVVSVGHSNATYDVAKAAFRKGATFATHLHNAMSPVSSGRAMGVVGAVLDSDVYTGIIVDGVHVNFGNVRLDKKIKGDKLCIVTDSLAAAGAGPELETFTFVGKTIYVKEGRCYDGNGTIAGASITMMESIKNAVEYVEIPLAEAIRMSNLYPARAIGVDDRLGSVEAGKVANLAVFTNDYHVVGTVVNGEWKAN